The Paenibacillus spongiae nucleotide sequence GAAGATTGCCGAGGACTTGGTTGAATGTTTGTCGCCCAATGATGTGCTGTTATATCCGGCCAATGAATTAGTTGCTGCGGAAGCGGCCATATCGAGCCCCGAAACGCTTGCTCAGCGGATGGAAGTCTTGATCCGCCTGTCGCAAGGGTATCGCGGGATTATTGTCGTGCCGTTCTCCGGCGTACGGCGTTATTTGCCGATCCCGGAAGTTATGGCAGCAGCGCGTGCCCGGCTGAAGGTCGGCGAAACCACACCGTTGGAAGCGTTCTTACGGCAGATGGTAGAGCTGGGCTATACGCGCGTCGACAAAGTCGAAGGCAAAGGGGAAATGAGCGTTCGCGGGGGAATCGTCGATGTGTACCCGCTGACGTCCGTCCATCCGTACCGGATCGAATGGTTCGATGATGAAGTAGATTCCATTCGCACATTCGACCCAGCGGATCAGCGTTCGATCGATAAATTGGACAGCTATGTGGTTCCGCCATGTCAGGAGATCCTTGCGGATGCGCAGCGCTTCGACAGCGCAGCCCAGCATGCGGCCGTGCTGCTGGAGCAGCAGCTGGAGAAGATGACGGACCGTACGGCCAAGGACCGGCTGCGTACGGAGATGGGCGCGGAGATCGATAAGCTTCGCCAGCACATGTATTTTCCGGAAATCTATAAATATATTTCATTGCTTTACCCCGAACGTCAGACGCTCCTCGACTATGTGCCGAAGGATACGCTGCTTATCTATGACGAGCCTACAAGGCTCATCGAGACCGGCCGCCAGCTGGAGCGGGACGAAGCGGAATGGGCTACGCATCTGCTGCAGAACGGCAAGTCGCTTCCGGGCTTCACGCTGGCCAGACCGTCGGAGGATGTTCTGTATCACCGGCCTTATCCGACGCTGTTCTTGTCGCTCTTCTTGAGACAAATTCCGCATACGCAGCCGCAAAACATTATTAATGTTGTGAGCCGGGCGATGCAAAATTTCCACGGCCAAATGAACGTGCTGAAGGCGGAGATGGAGCGCTGGCGTAAGGCCGGGGCGAAGGTGCTCATGCTGGCAGGCAACGCGGAGCGGATGGATCGGATGCGCCGTGTCCTGCAGGATTACGGCATCGAACCTCCGGAGCTCATCGAGGGTAACCTGCAGTCGGGCTTTGAGCTGCCTTCCATTCACCTGATTGTCATTACCGAAGGCGAGATGTTCTCGCAGAAACAGCGGAAAGCGCGGCGCGTGGATAAGAAGGTAGACAACGCGGAGCGGATCAAGAGTTATACCGAGCTGAAGATCGGCGATTACGTCGTTCATCAGAACCATGGGATCGGCAAGTATGTCGGGATCGGCACATTGGAAATTGCCGGAATCCACAAGGACTATATTCATATTCTGTATGCGGGCGGCGATAAGCTCTCCGTGCCCATCGAACAGATTGACCTGATCCAGAAATATGTAGGCTCGGAAGAGAAAGAGCCGAAGGTCTATAAGCTGGGCGGCAGTGAATGGACACGCGTCAAGAACAAAGTCCGCTCCTCTGTGAAGGATATTGCCGACGAGCTGATCAAGCTGTATGCGGACCGGCAGTCTACAGCCGGATTCGCATTCGGTGCGGATACGTCCTACCAGCAGGAATTCGAGGCGATGTTCCCTTATGACGAGACGCGCGACCAGCTCAGAGCGATTACCGAAATTAAACAAGATATGCAGACAGGCCGTCCAATGGACCGTCTCCTGTGCGGCGACGTCGGCTACGGCAAGACCGAGGTCGCGGTGCGCGCTGCCTTCAAGGCTGCGATCGAAGGGAAGCAGGTGGCGATTCTCGTTCCGACGACGATTCTTGCCCAGCAGCATTACGAGACGTTCCGCGAGCGCTTCTCGGGCTTCCCGTTCAATATTCAAGTGCTTAGCCGGTTCCGCTCCAAGAAGGAGCAGAATGATACGATGAAAGGGCTGAAGGCGGGTACGGTCGACGTTGTTATCGGGACGCACCGGCTGCTGTCGCAGGATGTCATCTTCAAAGATCTGGGCCTGCTCATTGTCGACGAAGAGCAGCGTTTCGGCGTTTCCCATAAAGAGAAGCTGAAACGCTTGAAGACGAATGTGGATGTGCTGACGCTGACGGCTACGCCGATTCCGCGTACGCTTCATATGTCGATGCTCGGCGTGCGCGATCTGTCGGTGATCGAGACGCCGCCGGAGAACCGCTTCCCGGTTCAAACCTATGTTGTCGAATATAGTCCGTCTCTGGTCCGTGAAGCGATCGAGCGCGAGCTGGCGCGCGGCGGCCAGGTCTATTACCTGTACAACCGCGTGCAAGGCATTTACCAGATGGCGGAGCAAATTAATATGCTCGTTCCGGAGGCGCGCGTGGCGGTTGGCCATGGGCAAATGTCGGAGCAGGAGCTGGAGAAGACGATTCTGGACTTCCTCGACGGGGAATCCGATGTGCTTGTCAGCACGAGCATCATTGAGACGGGCGTCGACATTCCGAACGTAAACACGCTTATCGTACACGATGCGGACAAGATGGGCCTCTCCCAGCTGTATCAGCTTCGCGGCCGTGTCGGCCGTTCCAACCGAATCGCCTATGCGTATTTCACCTATCAGCGTGACAAGGTGCTCACGGAGGTTGCCGAGAAACGGCTGCAGTCGATAAAGGAATTTACGGAGCTGGGCTCCGGCTTCAAGATCGCCATGCGGGATTTGGCGATCCGCGGCGCAGGCAACCTGCTCGGGGCGGAG carries:
- the mfd gene encoding transcription-repair coupling factor, encoding MDFQSVVSGIQKGMREQLISGLAGSSRQVMIAALGQELNRPMLVVTHNMFAAQKIAEDLVECLSPNDVLLYPANELVAAEAAISSPETLAQRMEVLIRLSQGYRGIIVVPFSGVRRYLPIPEVMAAARARLKVGETTPLEAFLRQMVELGYTRVDKVEGKGEMSVRGGIVDVYPLTSVHPYRIEWFDDEVDSIRTFDPADQRSIDKLDSYVVPPCQEILADAQRFDSAAQHAAVLLEQQLEKMTDRTAKDRLRTEMGAEIDKLRQHMYFPEIYKYISLLYPERQTLLDYVPKDTLLIYDEPTRLIETGRQLERDEAEWATHLLQNGKSLPGFTLARPSEDVLYHRPYPTLFLSLFLRQIPHTQPQNIINVVSRAMQNFHGQMNVLKAEMERWRKAGAKVLMLAGNAERMDRMRRVLQDYGIEPPELIEGNLQSGFELPSIHLIVITEGEMFSQKQRKARRVDKKVDNAERIKSYTELKIGDYVVHQNHGIGKYVGIGTLEIAGIHKDYIHILYAGGDKLSVPIEQIDLIQKYVGSEEKEPKVYKLGGSEWTRVKNKVRSSVKDIADELIKLYADRQSTAGFAFGADTSYQQEFEAMFPYDETRDQLRAITEIKQDMQTGRPMDRLLCGDVGYGKTEVAVRAAFKAAIEGKQVAILVPTTILAQQHYETFRERFSGFPFNIQVLSRFRSKKEQNDTMKGLKAGTVDVVIGTHRLLSQDVIFKDLGLLIVDEEQRFGVSHKEKLKRLKTNVDVLTLTATPIPRTLHMSMLGVRDLSVIETPPENRFPVQTYVVEYSPSLVREAIERELARGGQVYYLYNRVQGIYQMAEQINMLVPEARVAVGHGQMSEQELEKTILDFLDGESDVLVSTSIIETGVDIPNVNTLIVHDADKMGLSQLYQLRGRVGRSNRIAYAYFTYQRDKVLTEVAEKRLQSIKEFTELGSGFKIAMRDLAIRGAGNLLGAEQHGFIASVGFDLYSQMLADEIAQRKAGMEGAEAVPAKEVSTVIDMSIDAYLPSAYIYDSIQKIEIYKKVAVTRSLEEAEDLREELIDRFGDLPQAVDNLLAVARLKVFGAACGIEQISQRGDDLTLKFAESEKKRFDAKKIDRLCLQFENRFMRSNGQEAYPFIQLRGKGLAIEQKLELLERFLMQYKDTIQSKGELQDVAH